TAGATAAATGATTAAAACAATAAATAATAGATTTTTTGAACAGGGAAGGACATAGAAATGAGTAAATTTTCAGAAGTGTTAACACCGGATAATGCCGTGCTTGCCATGATAGATCACCAGACAGGATTACTGGTTAGTTGTGCAGATGAGCATCCACTAGTGGTTAAAAATAATATTCAGGGTTTGTGTAATATGGCCAAAACCTTAGGCCTGCCTTCTGTGGTGACGGCGAGTTTGGCCGACGGACCTAACGGTCCTATTATGCCCGAGATCACCAAAATATTAGGTGATAAGGTGATTAATCGTGAGGGTGAGATCAACGCCTGGCACAGCTCAGAGTTTAAATCGGCTATCGAGGCCACGGGTCGCAAGAAGATCATCATGGCGGGGATTGTGACCGATGTCTGTCTGATGTTTCCGGCACTGAGTGCAGTAGAGGAAGGCTATGATGTCTATGCCGTTATCGATGCATCGGCCACCTGGAATAAGACGGTACAGCAAGCTTCTATTCATAGATTGACCCAGGCGGGCGTAAAAGTGACAACCTGGGCATCAGTACTGGCTGAGATAATGTCTGATTGGCGCAGTGACAAGGGCATGGAGTTAGGACAGGTATTAGCAGACCATACGACCTCATATAACTATGTGATGAATAGTTACTTTGCAAGAAGCTAGTCCTAGTTTAAGTCGCTCAATATGTCCTGATCTCTTGCATAAATCTGTAGGGCTCTAGTTTGATAGATCATTTTTTCCTTATAACGACTCTAATTAATCCACTGGGTTCGATGCAAGATTTAATCGTTAGTATTAAAGATAGAGTGACAGAGACAGTTAGCATGACGAATATGGCGACTAATATGATCAGTTGATATTTTATCGCCACCATGGGGTCGATACCGCCCAATATTTGCCCCGTCATCATACCCGGCAATGTCACTAAGCCTGTGGTGGTCATCGAGGCGAGGATGGGGGCGAATGATTGCTTCAATGCCGACTGCATAAAGGGAAAGCTGGCCTGATAGGGGCTCGCCCCCAATGCCAGCGCACCTTCATATTGATCTTTCTGCTCATCGAAGGCGGAAAATAGTCTCTGTAGCGCGACAATATTCCCGCTTAAACAATTACCCAGTAACATGCCAGCCATGGGGATCATATATTGGGCGCTATATAGAGGCGCTGGTTTTAACAGAGCCAGAAGTAGAATAGCGATTAAAGGAGTAATTCCCACCACGAGCCCGGTAATTATGGGGAGGTAGAGGCGTCGTTTAGGCAGCTTAGCACTCCCTATAATGGCACTCGCCCCGATGAGTAACATCATGGTAAGCCAAAGCAGGTTAAGCAATAAACTGTTCAGTTCGAACAGAAACTGCAAATACAGGCCGACGAGAATGAGCTGAGCCGTCATGCGAAAAACCGCTGTGATGATCTCTTTGCCCAGATCGAGTTTGAGGTATCGGTCGATGGAGAAAGGAATGACTAATACCAGCATAAATAGGGCAAGCTCGGGCCAAGATACATCAATCGTCGACTGCATATGTAAAGTTAGGGCTTATTGGTGGTTAAGAAGATTAATATCTTCCAAGTCGACATACAGGGCAAGGAGTTTCTTGCATCAGATAAATTTATCCGGAAGCATAATCCGCATATTCCAGCCAAATACATAGAGTCCTACCGTCTTAGTGTTATTCGGTACCAATGGCTAACTCGACCGACATTGTTTAGATATAGCTACTATCTTGGCCCTAATCCTGGTAATCCAGACTATTCTCATCGGCCTGTGGATTAACTGACCCGTGACTAGACGCGCTCGCCAAGAACTATAGCCAAGTACTCTGTCATATTTTTAGCTAGGTCGCCCATATGCTAGTACCTTAATCTAGACTCATTTTTCTAAGCTTTGTATTACGCCTACAGCCGAAACTGGGCTAACTTGCTTGTTCTTTCTAGCCTGCAGACTCGGTGTTAAACCTAGATCCGGCTTACTTATATCCCCTTGAGTGTAGTCACAGACACCATCGGGAAATATGTTTTCCAGTCTTTGCTGATAGGCGTGTATCGGTGTTTTACCATACAAGCCGGCCTTTATTGCATCTCCTACCGGAATTCTGCCGCATTTGAAGATACTCCCGGCCCAAGGACCGCCGGCTTGTACGCGTATATTGCTATATATGGGGTAAATTTTGCTGCATTTCCCCACCGGCCGCTTGTTCCATTCTCCATCCCACACATGCTCTCCTGCAAATTGCACCTGACCCAGATGATCTATGCAGGTATCGACTAAGTCTGTGGGTTTGCTGGTAACTGGGTCTTTATCTTCCGATGCTCTTATGGCCATCAGCCACTGGTCAAGATACTCCATGCCCTTATCGATCGGAATATGATCTTTATGGGATATCCATACCACCTGATTATCATGATGTCCCTGATATTCCTGGATCCTTAACCGAGTCTCGAAGGAGGCTAAGGTGTGGTGCATATTGAGATCGTCTTCCAGATAGTGACGGATCTCCAAGATCGGCAGCTCGGCCTTGCCGATGAATATCTGCCCATATTTATAGCCGTTAACGATCGCTTGAGGATCTGAGGGTTTACGCTTGGCGATATCAGGCTCAGGTTCTGTGATGTTATTGCGACTCCAGAGGCTCAACCAGATAGGGAATTTCATGCCAAACGGTGTCAGCGCACTCTCTTTACGCATCTTATTCTGGGGAACCCATGAGCCGATATATTGATTGAGGTGAATAAACTCATCTATGCTGATATCTCCTCGTTGCATCGCTCTTAGTCCGTATTGAACGCCTTCATTGCCCCAAGTCGTGAGAGCAAATCCGTTACTATCAGTACCGTAAATCTGGGCTAGGTCTTGCCAGTATGTCCAGTTAACTTGCTCTTTAACTTCATCGGAGAAGTAAGGTTTGACGAAGCCTTGCTTAGGGTTGTAGAAGAAGGTCGCGGCGATAAACCAAGAGTAGACACATTCACTGCTGCCATTTGGCATAGAGGGCCAGGCGCCTGCAAATAGTTGATTGAGGGGGATGAGAAAGGTATAGGGATGGTCGAAACCATTAATGCCATTCATGCCTTCGATATTTTCTCTCTGCTCCCAATCTTTCCATTTACTATTGCCGTTATCTGTGACGTTAAAATAGTGCTGTAGCAGGTCGCAATCGAGTAAAAATATCGATTGGGAGACCATATCTGGATAGCTATAAATCGGCATTATCCCATCTAAAACTCCGGTGCTGTTCTGGGCAATAAGGTATTGAGCAAGCCCGCCGCCTGAGCCACCAATGCCCAAGGTATAGAGGGGATCGCCATAGAGGGAGGTGAACTGGGCCTTGACCCTTCTGGCTGTATCTTCGGCGAGCAGCATGTTGTAGCTGTAGCTGGTATTATTGCCGCTGGAGGCTATGACTGCATATCCTTGCCTGAGCAAGGTGTGTCGTCGATTAATCAATCGGCTTGCGCCCATCTGGCCTTGTCGAAAGCCAATGCTGGCGCCACCTTTAAACTGATAGATAAGTTTGTTATTCCAATATCGTTTATCTTGGCGTTGTCCAAGCCCCTCTTCGGGGACCAACATGGCAATGTAATAGATGTAGCGGTTGATACTCCCCCTCTCTAACCGATAGATCTCTGGAACTGACTTACCTTGGATCTCTGTGGTTGCTATCTCTGCTTTTGCTGGTGGGCTGCTGAGATCATAAGCACGTATTTTATCTGTGCCTGTTAAGGTATAAAAGTAGTCGATTCTAGAGGTGGTCATACAGTCTTTACTGTAGCCTATGACCTTGTCATTCTTATCATATACTGTGACGCCATAGCCCTCTTGATTATCGACTAAGGGCTGACCTAAACCAGCGTCAATTGTCATGCAGTAGAAGGGGTATTGGCGTTTACCCGAATAGAGGCTATCCGCGGGGCCTACGCCACCGAGTTCAATTGGGAAAGGATAAGTATCTTTGGGTCTTGGGGTGAGGCTTATATGCCTATCTATCTGTAATAATAGATTATCTTGATCCATAGGTGCAATAGATTTCACCTGGCGCTTTACCAAAGGGTCCTCTTCACAGGCGATTAAAAAAGTGCACAAAAGTAATAATGATACTAAGAGTTTTCTGCCCATTTTCTACCTCCAGTTTTTTGTTGTTCTCTTCTTAAGTCTTGTTCTATTCGATAAAAAAGCAAACAAATATGTAGAAAAACTTTCTCAAGAAAACATCAAAGCCTAATGTGTATGAACATCATCTATTTGTAATATTTAAACTCCCATGATGAGCCCTTTAGTGGCCGGAGTTAGGCGGAATACTTTTAGCTGTCAGTAGCGGAAATGGTTTATTTTCTCGTTGACCTCATCCACCAAACTAGCAGAACTCTTGCTCTCCTCTTGGCCGATACAGCTTCTTGTGCCAGAGACTCAGCAGCATTTTGTAATATTCAGGCTCCCTATGTATAACGAGCCCTTTAGTGGCCGGAGTTAGGCGGAATACTTTTAGCTGTCAGTAGCGGAAATGGTTTATTTTCTCGTTGACCTCATCCACCAAACTAGCAGAACTCTTACTTTCCTCCTGAGCCGATACAGCGCCTTGTGCCAGAGACTTAGCAGCATTTTGTAATATTCAGGCTACTAACTATAGTGAGCCCTTTGGTGGCCGGAGTGAGGCGGAATACTTTTAGCCGTTAGTAGCGGAAATGGTTTATTTTCTCGTTGACCTCATCCACCAAACTAGCAGAACTCTTACTTTCCTCCTGAGCCGATACAGCGCCTAATGCCAGAGACACAGCAGCATTTTGTAATGTTTAGGCTCTCTATGTATAACGAGCCCTTTGGTGGCCGGAGTTAGGCGGAATACTTTTAGCCGTTAGTAGCGGAAATGGTTTATTTTCTCCTTGACCTCATCCACCAAACTAGCAGAACTCTTGCTCTCCTCCTGAGCCGATACCGCGCCTAATGCCAGAGACTCAGCCGCATTTTGTAATGTACAGGCTACTATGGTGAGCCCTTTGGTGGCTGGAGTTAGGCGGAATACTTTTAGCCATCAGTAGCGGAAATGGTTTATTTTCTAGTTGACCTCATGCACCAAACTAGCAGAACACTTGCTCTCCTCCTGAGCCGATACAGCGCCTAATGCCAGAGACTCAGCCGCATTTTGTAATGTTTAGGCTACTAACTATAGTGAGCCCTTTGGTGGCCGGAGTTAGGCAGAATACTTTTAGCCATCAGTAGCGGAAATGGTTTATTTTCTCGTTGACCTCATCCACCAAACTAGCAGAACTCTTGTTCTCCTCTTGGCCGATACAGGGCCTAATGCCAGAGACTCTGCCGTATTTTGTAATGTTCAGGCTACTAACTATAGTGAGCCCTTTGGTGGCCGGAGTTAGGCGGAATACTTTTAGCTGTCAGTAGCGGAAATGGTTTATTTTCTCGTTGACCTCATCTAGCTGAACTAGCAGAACACTTGCTTTCCTCCTGAGCCGATACAGTGCCTTGTGCCAGAGACTCTGCCGCATTTTGTAATGTTCAGGCTACTATGGAGAGCCCTTTAGTGGCCGGAGTTAGGCAGAATACTTTTAGCCATCAGTAGCGGAAATGGTTTATTTTCTCGTTGACCTCATCCACCAAACTAGCAGAACTCTTACTTTCCTCCTGAGCCGATACAGCTCCTTGTGCCAGAGACTCTGCCGCATCATTGATGGCCACTATGTTGCGATTGACCTCTTCGGTTACCGCAGCTTGCTCCTCGGCGGCGCTGGCAATTTGATGGGCCATATCCTGAATTTTGCTACTCTGCTTATTGACTTCATCTAGCTCAATTACGGCCTGCTTAGCATGAGTCAGACAGGTCTGGCTGAGATCTTTGCTCTGTGACATGGTATTCACCGCTTGCTTACTCTTATTGCGCAGGGCATCTATCATCTGTTGGATCTCATCGGTAGAGTCTGCGGTTCGGGTGGCTAATACCCTAACTTCGTCGGCGACCACGGCAAATCCCCGCCCTTGCTCTCCGGCTCGTGCGGCTTCGATTGCGGCGTTGAGTGCCAATAGGTTGGTTTGTTCTGATATGTTACGGATCACATCTAAGATGGAGCCGATACTCTCGGTCTGCTTTTCCAACTCTATGATCTCATTCGATGCATGCTCCATTTGTTCCGATAGTGATTGCAGACCTTCGGCATTGGCCTGAACGACCTCCTGGCCTCTGGATACAGATTCCTGAGTTGTGGATACAGAATCTGCCGTTACCTGGGCGTTATCAGATACGCTGTGGGCGGTAGAGGACATCTCATTGGTTGCGGTAACGACTTGCTCTATTTCCATCTGCTGTTGGCTTATTTTATCTCTGCCAGACTCAGATAAGGCGGCATTACGCTCTGCGCTCAGGGTGAGTTCTCCCATGCTATTGGCAACATCTGAGACTATAGAGCGCACATTGGCTATGAAGGTATTGAGATGAGTGGCAAGTTGGCCAGTCTCGTCGCTGCGCTTAATCTTGATCTCCTGGGTTAGGTCGCCACCGGATTGGGTCAAGTTGGCGACCACATCGACCAATTCTCGAATGGGTCGATAGATAGATCCAGACATAAACCAGATGAGTAGCATGCCAAAAAAAGCGGCGATAAAGCTCACTATGAGTTGGCCGTTAAGGTTAGAGGCAAAACCGCTTTCTAGCTGTTCGACTATGGCACTGGCCTTGGCGAGTGCCATATTTTTTGGCACCTTGATTAAAATTTCCCAGCTGGCATCGGTCCCTGTCACCGCAAATGTTTTACTGGTAATGATACTAGTATCATTAATGACGGTTTGCTGTTTCTGTCTGGCCGATATCAGGCTGGTAATGTCTGTGCTCGTGGCGACCTTACTAATGTTGGCCTTATTTGTGCTATCGGCACTGACTAGCCCTCTAGGGCTGAGAATGATCACCCTGGCTGCGCCGCCATAAAGATTTCCGGCGGCTTTGATGGCAAGTTGCTGGAGGAAGTTGAGTGAGTAATCGACCCCCACCATGCCTACATAGGAATTTTTACGAATGATAGGGGCAACAAATGAACTTAGCAGGGTATCGACCCCTTGAACCTTGTAGGAGGCAGGGTCGACCACACAGGGGGAACGACTCTCCATTGGGCATAGATACCACTCGGAGTTTCTTACTCCTGTTGGGGTTAATTTCTCGGTGTAGAAGTCACTCAAGGCTTGGATATCTATCTTACCCGAGGCAGAGCGAGTCCAGTATGGGGCAAACTTACCATCGGACTGTGAATACTTATTATCCGTATTCTCAGCATCTGAGCCGTCGAACTTATCGGCTTCCCAACCGGTATAGATACCTAATATATCGTGATTATTTTCCACCAAATTCTTTAGCATGCTGTTGATCTGGATACGAGTCAGACCAGGGGCTTCGGGAAACAGGCTTCCAGCCACTGAGGTGGCAATATCCATGGCATGATCGAAGGCAGTCTTTATTTTTAGGGCTTCATGTTGGGCTGCTAAATTAATATTTTCAATCACTTGCTCTTGTGCCTGAACGAGCACACTAGTATGCACTTCATGACGTAAAGCTTGATTGGAAAAATAGCCATAGCCGATAATTGCAAGGGTTACCGCGAGTAGACTCGCGGTACCGAAGAGTAAAATTTGGTGTCGGATACTGGAAAATTGAATCATTGTGCCCCCTGACTAAAATCTACTTTTTAAATATTAGTTCACTATCTTGAGTTCAGGGGGGCTAGAAGGAGTAATAGTGTAAAACCAACAGGTTTACCTTGTTTACTTGGGCGCTAACATAAGGGGCAGAGGCACAGGTATTAAGCGGCTCTACGTTTCGAACTGCCGGCATATTGTTTGGATTGCATCTCTTGTAAGCGGCTGAAGGTTCGTCTAAATTCGAAGCTTAGCGCACCTTCGCTATAGAGCTCTTCCAGGGGCACTTCGGCTGACAGATAGAGATTGACTCGTTGATCGTAAAGCTCGTCAATTAGTGCAATAAAGCGTCTGGCAGGGTCGTCACCCACAGCATAAGATAGCTGGCGTTCGCCCGTCTCGGTGGCTATTGCGCCATCTTCCGTGCCTCTGGCGCGGATCCAGGATTTAGGGCGTCCGCCGAGCACGGGAATGTCGCTGACGAACAGGGTGTCAAAGCGAGCGGCTAGCTCAATATAGTCAAGCTGAGATCTTGGCCCGTCGCAAAGCGCATCGAAGCTAAACCAGGCCTGATCATCACTGACCTTGATGACAGGAATATCGCGACCTAAGATCTTTATCGATCCATTGCTAGACGTCTTTTCATCAGCTTTCAGGCCAAAGAACTCATTAAAGTCGGCCTGCTGATCCAAGAAGTAGATCTGCTGGAACTCTAGGGATCGCAGTCGATGATCTTCTTTACCATCTAAGTGAAATTCGGTGCAGTGGTTCTGCAGCAAAGTGATAGTCGACAGGAAACGGTCCCTTTGCAGCCCTGATTCATACAGACGTGGGATAGGTATGTTGGAGGTGGCGACTAAGAGCACGCCCTGCTTGAACAGCGCCTCAAACAGGGTGCCGAGGATCATGGCATCACCTATATCAGCAACGAAAAACTCATCGAAACAGATAACCTGGCACTCATCGGCAATTCTTTTAGCGATGCGAACTAAGGGATCCCTTTTACCGGATTCGGCCAACATCTCTTTATGGATCCGTGCCATAAATCGATGGAAGTGCAGCCTGAGTGTTAGTTTATCGTCCAGTGCATCACAGAAAAGATCCATCAACATGGTCTTACCCCGGCCCACATCCCCCCAGAGATAGAGTCCTTTAACTGAGCCTGACGGATTTATGCCTCGAGGTGAGGCGGTGATCTCCTCAAACAGAGTATCGAGTAATACCATGGCCTGCTCTTGCTTAGGATCTAAGCTAAAATCTGGCTGAGTGAGTTTCTGTCGATATTTAACGAGAGGAGAGAGGCTCATATTGACTGGATATATCGATTGGGAATGCCAGCGAGTATATCAGTTGTACCGTTTGAAAGCTGGTATAGCCTAATTTAGCTAATGTTTGGTTCTTATATATTATCTGATCTTAGTACCAGCTCGACCCGTCGATTAAGCTTCTGACCTGCATCATTGCTGTTATTAGCGACAGGGGAGTACTCGCCAATGCCCTTAGCTTCCAGCTGGCTCTTAGGCACTTTATAAACAGAAAGGAGTTGCTTCACCACAGCTTTAGCCCGTTTATTCGATAGCACCTGATTATAACTTTGCTTGCCTAAATCGTCGGTGTGGCCGATAACATAGAAACTCTGCTTGGGATGAGATTTAAGATAAGTCGCCACCACCTCTACCACAGGTGTCGCTTCTAACAGCATTTCATCACTATCAAATTTAAACAGTAAGCCTTCGAGTGCCACATGGCCGGTTTGGGCAATTTTGTCCGTGAGACCATGGAGATCTATGCTCACCCTATCATCGACTAAGCTAGTTTCCTCAACGAGCTTGAGCTCAGCCCACAAGCCGCCTACGAAGCCGGTAATATAGGTCATTGCGTGCACATTTCCCTCTGGACGTTTGAGGGTATACAAGCTATAAAATTGCTGCTCATCAAAACCAATATAGGCTAAGGTCTTGATTCTTTTTTGGATATGCCGGGATTTTCCACATTCAAGCCCTTGGCAGTTAAAGCCCTGAACAAAACCAAGCTTTAGCAGTGCGGCCTTATAATTGGCATTGACCTCAAATTCGGAATAGGTGCGTGGCAGTTTATAGTTGATATCGGTAATCTTACCTTCCAGTTGTTCAACCTTGTGCTGGCCATTCTTTACCGAGGTGAACACTGTGGTCTGACCGAAATCAAACTGTTGGTAGTTTTGAATATAAGCACCAGGTAGCCTAGCAATCATAGGGTGATCACTCGAGTTGTCTGTGTCTTTGTGACTCATATCTTCGAAGGTTTTCTGCACTACCTCAGCATCGAGATAAGCCAAGTTGACATCAATCAAGTCGAGTGGCTCTGGAATGACCTCGATAATATCCACTTGCAAGGTCACACCTAACTTCCAGTTAGTCGATAAAATCGAAACATATAGCAGTTTTTTTTCTAATTGTATCTTAGCCGATAAGAGGGCCGGAGACTCTTTGCCAATATTATAAAGTGGTTTAATCTGCTTAATCAGCTTATTTATATTCCCACATGCTGTTTTATGACATTCAAACAAGATGCTGCCACCCAGAGCCATTATCTGCTGCTTGTAATTATTGATGATATGGCTGGGTTCGAAACTGACAGGGACTTTATAGTTGATACGGGTGAGTTTACCTTGCACTTCTTGGGTGTTTATCTTGGATTTTGTGATAGCCGAAATAATGGTGAATGGAGAAAAGTGACGGTTAGCCTCCTCGTGTACCTTAGCTTCATCTAGAGGCGTAAACAGAGTTTCATCCGCCACTGCTTGCCAACTAAGAAATATATAGATGGTTAGCAAGAATGCTATCCCAGTTCGTAAGGCCATAATTCTACTCCATGAATAAGGGGAGCAATGCTCCCCGGTAAATATGTCAGTCAAGCATTAAGGCTGTGACGTTGGTAACAGCCTTGATAGATGCTCTAAAAATCGTTGACTAAAGTTATTTGTTTCACCGTCGTAACTGAGTAGCAGGAAATCGTTCATATCTTCAAAGCTAATCGCCTGATGCACTTCTACTTCAATAATTTTAGTGTCATCGAC
This portion of the Shewanella violacea DSS12 genome encodes:
- a CDS encoding methyl-accepting chemotaxis protein; the protein is MIQFSSIRHQILLFGTASLLAVTLAIIGYGYFSNQALRHEVHTSVLVQAQEQVIENINLAAQHEALKIKTAFDHAMDIATSVAGSLFPEAPGLTRIQINSMLKNLVENNHDILGIYTGWEADKFDGSDAENTDNKYSQSDGKFAPYWTRSASGKIDIQALSDFYTEKLTPTGVRNSEWYLCPMESRSPCVVDPASYKVQGVDTLLSSFVAPIIRKNSYVGMVGVDYSLNFLQQLAIKAAGNLYGGAARVIILSPRGLVSADSTNKANISKVATSTDITSLISARQKQQTVINDTSIITSKTFAVTGTDASWEILIKVPKNMALAKASAIVEQLESGFASNLNGQLIVSFIAAFFGMLLIWFMSGSIYRPIRELVDVVANLTQSGGDLTQEIKIKRSDETGQLATHLNTFIANVRSIVSDVANSMGELTLSAERNAALSESGRDKISQQQMEIEQVVTATNEMSSTAHSVSDNAQVTADSVSTTQESVSRGQEVVQANAEGLQSLSEQMEHASNEIIELEKQTESIGSILDVIRNISEQTNLLALNAAIEAARAGEQGRGFAVVADEVRVLATRTADSTDEIQQMIDALRNKSKQAVNTMSQSKDLSQTCLTHAKQAVIELDEVNKQSSKIQDMAHQIASAAEEQAAVTEEVNRNIVAINDAAESLAQGAVSAQEESKSSASLVDEVNEKINHFRY
- a CDS encoding OmpA family protein, producing MALRTGIAFLLTIYIFLSWQAVADETLFTPLDEAKVHEEANRHFSPFTIISAITKSKINTQEVQGKLTRINYKVPVSFEPSHIINNYKQQIMALGGSILFECHKTACGNINKLIKQIKPLYNIGKESPALLSAKIQLEKKLLYVSILSTNWKLGVTLQVDIIEVIPEPLDLIDVNLAYLDAEVVQKTFEDMSHKDTDNSSDHPMIARLPGAYIQNYQQFDFGQTTVFTSVKNGQHKVEQLEGKITDINYKLPRTYSEFEVNANYKAALLKLGFVQGFNCQGLECGKSRHIQKRIKTLAYIGFDEQQFYSLYTLKRPEGNVHAMTYITGFVGGLWAELKLVEETSLVDDRVSIDLHGLTDKIAQTGHVALEGLLFKFDSDEMLLEATPVVEVVATYLKSHPKQSFYVIGHTDDLGKQSYNQVLSNKRAKAVVKQLLSVYKVPKSQLEAKGIGEYSPVANNSNDAGQKLNRRVELVLRSDNI
- a CDS encoding isochorismatase family protein, which translates into the protein MSKFSEVLTPDNAVLAMIDHQTGLLVSCADEHPLVVKNNIQGLCNMAKTLGLPSVVTASLADGPNGPIMPEITKILGDKVINREGEINAWHSSEFKSAIEATGRKKIIMAGIVTDVCLMFPALSAVEEGYDVYAVIDASATWNKTVQQASIHRLTQAGVKVTTWASVLAEIMSDWRSDKGMELGQVLADHTTSYNYVMNSYFARS
- a CDS encoding DUF6351 family protein — its product is MGRKLLVSLLLLCTFLIACEEDPLVKRQVKSIAPMDQDNLLLQIDRHISLTPRPKDTYPFPIELGGVGPADSLYSGKRQYPFYCMTIDAGLGQPLVDNQEGYGVTVYDKNDKVIGYSKDCMTTSRIDYFYTLTGTDKIRAYDLSSPPAKAEIATTEIQGKSVPEIYRLERGSINRYIYYIAMLVPEEGLGQRQDKRYWNNKLIYQFKGGASIGFRQGQMGASRLINRRHTLLRQGYAVIASSGNNTSYSYNMLLAEDTARRVKAQFTSLYGDPLYTLGIGGSGGGLAQYLIAQNSTGVLDGIMPIYSYPDMVSQSIFLLDCDLLQHYFNVTDNGNSKWKDWEQRENIEGMNGINGFDHPYTFLIPLNQLFAGAWPSMPNGSSECVYSWFIAATFFYNPKQGFVKPYFSDEVKEQVNWTYWQDLAQIYGTDSNGFALTTWGNEGVQYGLRAMQRGDISIDEFIHLNQYIGSWVPQNKMRKESALTPFGMKFPIWLSLWSRNNITEPEPDIAKRKPSDPQAIVNGYKYGQIFIGKAELPILEIRHYLEDDLNMHHTLASFETRLRIQEYQGHHDNQVVWISHKDHIPIDKGMEYLDQWLMAIRASEDKDPVTSKPTDLVDTCIDHLGQVQFAGEHVWDGEWNKRPVGKCSKIYPIYSNIRVQAGGPWAGSIFKCGRIPVGDAIKAGLYGKTPIHAYQQRLENIFPDGVCDYTQGDISKPDLGLTPSLQARKNKQVSPVSAVGVIQSLEK
- a CDS encoding ABC transporter permease codes for the protein MQSTIDVSWPELALFMLVLVIPFSIDRYLKLDLGKEIITAVFRMTAQLILVGLYLQFLFELNSLLLNLLWLTMMLLIGASAIIGSAKLPKRRLYLPIITGLVVGITPLIAILLLALLKPAPLYSAQYMIPMAGMLLGNCLSGNIVALQRLFSAFDEQKDQYEGALALGASPYQASFPFMQSALKQSFAPILASMTTTGLVTLPGMMTGQILGGIDPMVAIKYQLIILVAIFVMLTVSVTLSLILTIKSCIEPSGLIRVVIRKK
- the zapE gene encoding cell division protein ZapE — encoded protein: MSLSPLVKYRQKLTQPDFSLDPKQEQAMVLLDTLFEEITASPRGINPSGSVKGLYLWGDVGRGKTMLMDLFCDALDDKLTLRLHFHRFMARIHKEMLAESGKRDPLVRIAKRIADECQVICFDEFFVADIGDAMILGTLFEALFKQGVLLVATSNIPIPRLYESGLQRDRFLSTITLLQNHCTEFHLDGKEDHRLRSLEFQQIYFLDQQADFNEFFGLKADEKTSSNGSIKILGRDIPVIKVSDDQAWFSFDALCDGPRSQLDYIELAARFDTLFVSDIPVLGGRPKSWIRARGTEDGAIATETGERQLSYAVGDDPARRFIALIDELYDQRVNLYLSAEVPLEELYSEGALSFEFRRTFSRLQEMQSKQYAGSSKRRAA